A region of Lycium barbarum isolate Lr01 chromosome 3, ASM1917538v2, whole genome shotgun sequence DNA encodes the following proteins:
- the LOC132634330 gene encoding alpha-1,3-arabinosyltransferase XAT2-like, translating into MYNPILAKSFSHYERKTLGWYAFVVMLIVVFSSCMVFKNHLYPQSVNGDAMNLQLSINAAEDMLVIKDTTLLKKLETETKDTEPMCNCNVFEPLSDYCETKGDIRVQGNSSSIFVMSHDFNISAKNNSWTIKPYARKGSAGAMSSVKSWTVKLVQDGEKIPKCSIYHGYPAVLFSLGGYSGNHFHDFSDLLVPIFSNSQHFDSEVHFLATDYKPWWIGKYRTLLNNMSKHKILDIDNENKVHCFPSVTTGLKSHKEFGIDSSKFPNMVSMHDFRHFLRSSFSLKRVEAIKIKGDIVTRPRLLIISRKKSRILLNEGDVRKMAEDLGYEVVLAEANLSTNLSKFAQIVNSCDVIMGVHGAGLTNMIFLPDNSVLIQLVPLGAMDNLAKRDFGDPAGEMNIRYLDYKIGGHESSLMEKYPLNHKVFKDPSSFHRKGWDVFRSIYLDKQNVKVDLNRFRSTLLEAKKLLATS; encoded by the exons ATGTATAATCCCATACTAGCAAAGAGCTTTAGTCACTATGAAAGAAAAACACTTGGATGGTATGCTTTTGTTGTAATGTTGATTGTTGTGTTTAGCAGTTGCATGGTTTTCAAGAACCATTTGTATCCTCAATCAGTTA ATGGTGATGCCATGAATTTACAATTATCTATAAATGCTGCTGAAGACATGCTTGTGATCAAGGACACAACCCTTCTCAAGAAATTAG AAACAGAGACAAAGGATACAGAGCCAATGTGTAACTGTAATGTGTTTGAACCATTGTCTGATTACTGTGAGACTAAAGGGGACATAAGGGTCCAAGGAAATTCGTCATCAATTTTTGTTATGTCTCATGATTTCAACATCTCAGCTAAAAACAATTCATGGACCATAAAACCTTATGCAAGAAAAGGGAGTGCAGGGGCAATGTCAAGTGTTAAATCTTGGACAGTAAAATTAGTACAAGACGGCGAAAAAATCCCAAAATGCAGTATCTATCATGGCTATCCCGCAGTTTTATTTTCACTTGGAGGCTATTCAGGAAACCATTTTCATGATTTCTCAGATTTACTCGTCCCAATCTTTTCAAATTCGCAACATTTTGACTCAGAAGTGCACTTTCTTGCCACGGATTATAAGCCTTGGTGGATAGGTAAGTACAGAACATTGCTTAACAACATGTCTAAGCACAAAATTCTTGACATTGACAATGAAAACAAGGTACATTGCTTTCCTAGTGTGACAACAGGCCTTAAATCTCACAAAGAATTCGGGATTGATTcctcaaaattcccaaatatGGTGTCAATGCACGATTTCAGACATTTCTTAAGGAGCTCATTTTCTCTAAAGAGAGTTGAGGCCATCAAGATTAAGGGTGATATTGTTACGAGGCCACGTTTGCTGATTATATCAAGGAAAAAATCACGAATTTTGTTAAATGAGGGCGATGTCAGAAAAATGGCTGAAGATTTGGGGTACGAGGTTGTCCTGGCTGAGGCTAACCTTAGTACAAATTTGTCAAAATTCGCGCAAATTGTTAATTCTTGTGATGTGATAATGGGAGTTCATGGAGCTGGATTAACCAACATGATTTTCCTCCCAGATAATTCTGTTTTAATTCAGCTAGTTCCATTAGGAGCAATGGATAATTTGGCTAAACGTGATTTTGGGGACCCTGCAGGAGAAATGAACATAAGGTACTTGGATTATAAAATAGGTGGGCATGAGAGTTCTCTAATGGAAAAATATCCACTTAATCATAAAGTTTTTAAAGATCCATCATCATTTCATAGGAAAGGATGGGATGTATTTAGATCAATTTATTTGGATAAGCAGAATGTGAAAGTTGATCTTAATAGGTTTAGGTCCACTTTGTTAGAAGCTAAAAAGCTTCTAGCCACTTCTTGA